The Cellvibrio polysaccharolyticus genomic interval TTGCAAGGCCGTATTGCTCATGCGCTCAAATCGGCGTTTGTATCTATCTACCAGCGCTACGATCATCAGCAAGCTTACCGTGCCGATGCCCGTGGTATTGCCGATCGCAGTTTGAAAAATACAGCGCTGCATTATTTGAGCTTGCTGGACGACGAAAGCTGGATTGAAACCTGTTACGAACAATACCGCGCTGCCAGCAATATGACCGATGCCATGGCAGCATTGACGCGGCTGGTGAACACCGATAATCCGCTGGCGGCTACCCTGGCTGAAAATGCGCTGGATAATTTCTACCAGCGCTGGCAGCAGGAGCCCTTGGTAGTTAACCAATGGTTTTCTGTTCAGGCCGGTTGCAACTTGCCGGATACCCTGGCGCAGGTTAAGAAATTACAAAAACACCCGGCATTCGATAGCCGTAACCCCAATAAAATTCGTGCCTTGATTGGCGTGTTCTGTAATAACAATGCGGTAAATTTCCATCGCCTTGACGAACAGCAACAAGGGCAGGGCTATCGTTTCCTGGCGGATGAAATTATTCGCCTCAACAAACAAAACCCGCAAATTGCTGCACGCTTGCTCACGCCGCTGACCAAATGGCGCAAGTACGACGAAACCCGTCAGCAGTTGATGAAAGCCGAGCTGCAACGCATTTTGCAGGAAGAGCTTTCCCGCGATGTTTATGAAGTGGTCAGTAAAAGCCTTGCCGAAGCCTGAGCTGAAAAAACAGCCCGGTTATAAGTGCGGTTGCTGAGGTTTTTCATCGCCGGGTCGTAATCGCGGGTTTTCAGCAGGGTGTCGTGGTTGCGTATTAATATGAAATGGCCGGTATTTTCCGAGAAAATGCCGGCTTTTTTGCGGTTGCAGTCACTGTGGTGAGCAAAGACGCTTGCGACAGTGGCAGATTGTTATACATTTACTTCAGGTTCATTCAGGCAGGTTCTGATTCTTATTATGCAGTTTTTATTTTCCCGTTACCTGATGCTGGTTACGCTGGCGTCACTTCCTTTTATGGCGCAGCAGACGTTTGCCCAGTCGGCAGACGCCTCAACTGACGACCTTGCAACTGAAACTTCCGAGGCGCCTTCATCCGATGCGGCTGTGGTGGAAGCGCCGGTGCTGCTTGCCGAATCTACTACCGAGGAGATGGATCCGCAGCGAGAACCGTCTGAAGCGCTGAATCAACCGGAGCAACCCGTTGCCGTATCTTCGATCAGCAGCGCGGCACATTCTTCCGTTGTTGCGGTGAGTGCGCCTGTCTCTTCAGTGGCGGTTTCCAGCGAAGCCAGCAGCAGTGTTGCGGCGGAAATTGCTGCCAGTAGCGAATCCTCAGCGTTTCCCAGAGCAGAAAACATCGATTTAAAAGAAGTGGTTCGATCTCCGGAAGAAGCTGGCGAATCCTCATCCAGCAGCTCCAGCGTTGCGGTTGTAAATGAAGTGGTGGCTGCATCGTCGGCATCCTCAGCAACCGGTCAGTCAAAAGTGATTCTTGGCGTTGAAGTGGCGCCTGGTACGGCAGCGCGTCTGGTATGGACGCCGGATACGGTGGTAGCCGGTCTTGCCGAGCAGACGCCCGTATTGGTAGTGAATGGTCGCCAAAGCGGCCCGACCTTATGTTTAACCGGCGCGGTGCACGGCGATGAACTTAACGGCATCGAGATGATCCGCCGCGTGCTTTATCAACTGGATCCGGAAAAACTCACCGGTACTGTGATTGGTGTGCCGGTCGTCAACCTGATGGGTTTTCGTCGCAATTCCCGTTACCTGCCGGATCGTCGCGATCTCAACCGCTATTTCCCCGGCAACACCCGTGGCAGTTCTGCCTCGCGCATTGCGCACTCGTTTTTTACCAATATCATCAGCCAGTGTAATGCGTTGGTAGATATTCACACAGGTTCGTTTCACCGCACCAACCTGACCCAGTTACGTGCTGATTTATCCAACGAAAGTGTTGCGGCGCTGGCACAAAGTTTTGGCAATATTGCAGTGCTGAACAGCCGTGGCAATGCCGGTTCGTTGCGTTCTGCGGCGGTGCGCGCCGGTATTCCTTCGGTC includes:
- a CDS encoding succinylglutamate desuccinylase/aspartoacylase family protein, which codes for MQFLFSRYLMLVTLASLPFMAQQTFAQSADASTDDLATETSEAPSSDAAVVEAPVLLAESTTEEMDPQREPSEALNQPEQPVAVSSISSAAHSSVVAVSAPVSSVAVSSEASSSVAAEIAASSESSAFPRAENIDLKEVVRSPEEAGESSSSSSSVAVVNEVVAASSASSATGQSKVILGVEVAPGTAARLVWTPDTVVAGLAEQTPVLVVNGRQSGPTLCLTGAVHGDELNGIEMIRRVLYQLDPEKLTGTVIGVPVVNLMGFRRNSRYLPDRRDLNRYFPGNTRGSSASRIAHSFFTNIISQCNALVDIHTGSFHRTNLTQLRADLSNESVAALAQSFGNIAVLNSRGNAGSLRSAAVRAGIPSVTVEAGEPMRMQGDIVEEGTRAIETLMAKMNMYGRQNKWQRSAPVYYKSVWVRANQSGILFSRAPLGKRVNKGEVLGTVTDPITNAKSDVVSPYQGRILGMALDQVVLPGFAAYHIGIQTPEAILIEEGLLDEEDGDDVQRTPSQDTVNDLDALTRPQDMDDEE